In one window of Chryseobacterium viscerum DNA:
- the dacB gene encoding D-alanyl-D-alanine carboxypeptidase/D-alanyl-D-alanine-endopeptidase yields MKKTFAVLTLSVQMVAAQNIAQKLDKVTKDLMDSSGTVSSSLSFYVSDENGNFIYEYQGSKGLSTASTQKIFTAGAALEILGKNYTFTTTSSYSGNISGGTLNGNLFISSNGDPTLGSWRYDSYKPENFKKKLIEAIKNSGITKISGDLVIDDSYFDHQTIPGGWPWDDLGNYYGAGVWGINWKENQFDININGTDFKNFSYPLEGVKWLNDLKAGGSSDQSLIFTAPHSDVALINGMLPAGKTVTVSGSTPNPPLQLAAEVKQWLKESGIEISGKAVTNSQLEIEGKQVLEAPKNNILLTYQSPTLDKIVYWFLRKSINLYGETLIKTLGKEKKGNPSFKSGVTYLKEFWKSKGINPNMINFADGSGLSPQNYVAAKAEVQALLYAKKQSWFEAYYDGFPVQENGMKMKSGTMRDTKSFAGYHTAKDGKKYVFSIIINNYQGSGNAELQKILNVLK; encoded by the coding sequence ATGAAAAAAACATTTGCTGTTCTCACACTCTCTGTACAGATGGTTGCTGCGCAAAATATTGCACAGAAACTAGATAAAGTAACTAAGGATCTTATGGATTCTTCAGGAACGGTTTCTTCCAGCTTATCATTTTATGTTTCAGATGAAAATGGCAACTTCATATACGAGTATCAGGGAAGTAAAGGGCTTTCTACTGCTTCTACACAGAAAATTTTTACCGCTGGTGCCGCACTGGAAATTTTAGGTAAAAATTATACTTTTACAACCACCTCAAGCTATTCCGGAAACATATCCGGAGGAACGCTGAACGGAAACCTTTTCATCAGTTCCAATGGTGATCCTACCCTGGGAAGCTGGAGGTATGATTCCTATAAACCTGAAAATTTTAAAAAGAAGCTGATTGAGGCAATTAAAAATTCAGGAATTACAAAAATATCAGGAGATCTGGTGATTGATGATTCTTATTTTGACCATCAGACGATTCCCGGAGGCTGGCCGTGGGATGATCTTGGAAATTATTACGGAGCAGGTGTCTGGGGAATCAACTGGAAAGAAAACCAGTTTGACATCAATATTAACGGAACAGATTTTAAAAACTTTTCTTATCCTTTGGAAGGAGTGAAATGGCTGAATGATCTGAAAGCTGGTGGCAGTTCTGATCAGAGTCTTATCTTCACCGCACCTCATTCTGATGTAGCGCTGATAAACGGGATGCTTCCGGCAGGAAAAACGGTTACAGTTTCCGGTTCTACTCCCAATCCGCCTTTACAGCTGGCAGCAGAAGTAAAGCAATGGCTGAAAGAATCGGGAATTGAGATTTCAGGAAAAGCAGTTACAAATTCACAGCTTGAAATAGAAGGAAAGCAGGTATTGGAAGCGCCAAAAAATAATATTCTTTTGACTTATCAGTCTCCGACTCTGGATAAGATTGTTTATTGGTTTTTAAGGAAAAGCATCAATCTGTATGGAGAAACATTGATTAAGACCTTAGGAAAAGAGAAAAAAGGAAATCCAAGTTTTAAAAGCGGGGTAACCTATCTGAAAGAATTCTGGAAATCAAAAGGAATCAATCCTAATATGATCAATTTTGCAGACGGAAGCGGACTTTCACCACAAAATTATGTGGCGGCAAAAGCTGAAGTACAGGCACTTTTATATGCTAAAAAACAATCCTGGTTTGAAGCGTACTATGATGGATTCCCGGTACAGGAAAATGGAATGAAGATGAAAAGCGGAACGATGAGAGATACCAAATCTTTTGCAGGATACCACACCGCAAAAGATGGCAAAAAGTATGTGTTTTCGATCATTATCAACAACTACCAAGGAAGTGGAAATGCAGAACTACAGAAAATTCTGAATGTTTTAAAATAA
- a CDS encoding sensor histidine kinase yields MRKSILTRLNNWIIFVVMTILVIAIVVASTSLINFLRKEEIKRISLLSKAIRIQQEVKTPDTDVLDLLPDILNINNTIPFIVTDKYKNPILDLGYYRNIPEATIKNSEKLQDVIRNMEKNYDPIEIKVPDGNNQFVYYDNSRMLNNLRYSPYILGLFILLYFGFSFWFFRTIKKTDEGYLWAGLAKETAHQIGTPLSSMIGWMEIMKLDNPESEGVHEIEKDIERLRTISERFSKIGSVPELNDRNFNETIQENYDYLKTRISRKINFTLNLPTYTVLVPHNKILMSWVIENLVKNAVDAMKGEGAITMSVFERNKNILIEVKDNGSGMTKQQARNAFNPGYSTKKRGWGLGLSLARRVIHEYHNGDIKISQTEIGKGSTFRITIRKGD; encoded by the coding sequence TTGAGAAAATCCATACTTACCAGATTGAATAACTGGATTATTTTTGTTGTCATGACTATTTTGGTTATTGCTATTGTAGTGGCTTCAACATCACTCATTAATTTTCTCAGAAAAGAGGAGATCAAAAGGATCAGTCTTCTTTCCAAAGCGATAAGAATACAGCAGGAGGTAAAGACTCCGGATACGGATGTTCTGGATCTGCTGCCCGATATCCTTAATATCAATAATACCATTCCTTTCATTGTAACAGATAAGTACAAAAACCCGATTCTTGATCTCGGATACTACAGAAATATCCCTGAAGCTACCATAAAAAATTCTGAAAAACTTCAGGATGTGATCCGGAATATGGAGAAAAATTATGATCCTATTGAGATCAAAGTACCGGATGGAAATAATCAGTTTGTCTACTATGACAACTCACGTATGCTTAATAATCTTCGGTATTCGCCTTATATTTTAGGATTGTTTATCTTACTGTATTTTGGTTTTTCTTTCTGGTTTTTCAGGACAATCAAAAAGACGGATGAGGGATATCTTTGGGCAGGTCTGGCTAAAGAAACAGCTCATCAGATCGGAACCCCTTTATCTTCCATGATTGGGTGGATGGAAATTATGAAGCTGGATAATCCCGAATCGGAAGGGGTGCATGAAATAGAAAAAGACATCGAAAGACTCAGGACGATCTCAGAACGATTCTCAAAAATAGGTTCTGTTCCTGAACTGAATGACAGAAATTTCAATGAAACGATTCAGGAGAATTATGATTATTTGAAAACCAGAATTTCCAGAAAAATCAATTTTACACTGAATCTTCCTACTTACACGGTTTTGGTTCCACATAATAAAATTCTGATGAGCTGGGTGATTGAAAATCTGGTAAAAAATGCTGTGGATGCCATGAAAGGAGAAGGAGCTATTACAATGTCTGTTTTTGAAAGGAACAAAAATATTCTGATCGAAGTGAAAGACAATGGAAGCGGAATGACAAAACAGCAGGCAAGGAATGCATTCAATCCCGGATATTCTACTAAAAAAAGAGGCTGGGGATTAGGACTGTCATTGGCGAGAAGAGTAATTCATGAATATCATAACGGAGATATCAAAATTTCCCAAACTGAAATAGGAAAGGGAAGTACCTTTAGAATAACAATCAGAAAGGGGGATTGA
- a CDS encoding PDZ domain-containing protein: MRKTVLSLGIFASFLANAQSIKTTIDLVNVKDDKVAVTMEFPKMKSGDVKFHFPKTVPGTYSVDDYGRFIEGIKFYDNKGKELTFTKVNDNTYSLKNAQGLSKISYLVNDSFDDELDTSKHKAVFSPSGTDIEAGKVYMINTHGFIGYIDNMQDVPYQLIVQKPTDFYGTTALVDQDKSDATDTYTLANYAKVTDSPLMYTKPDYITFNAGGMDLVLGVYSPTGKYKAADFKENLEKMVVAQKKFLGDMNTNKKYAIMLYLSGGDGPRVKGFGALEHHESTSVVLPEAMPKDAIDNTITDVVSHEFFHTVNPLKTHSEEIHYFDYADPKMSQHLWMYEGGTEYFANLFQIQEGLINKDQFLQRIGEKIANSKSYDDTMPFTVMSKNVLVEPYKDQYRNVYEKGALLAMCLDIELRKLSNGEMGYRDMIRKLSQRFGENKPFKDDKLIDELVTVTGYPQVKDFYNKYIAGNQPTPYAQYLSMVGIDLKKQESQPLFWFIKDPNQTGFDEKTNAFAFDDHSALSPFAKSIGFKITDQVLALDGKTVDIKKVQDFIGYTRTIKDGQDVTVTILRDNAGKKEKMTLKGKAILDKMTMETPSFKANPTPEELKLQTQWLTGKK; this comes from the coding sequence ATGAGAAAAACAGTACTTAGTCTCGGTATTTTTGCTTCTTTTTTAGCAAATGCTCAGTCTATAAAAACAACCATTGATCTAGTCAATGTAAAAGATGATAAAGTAGCCGTTACCATGGAGTTTCCGAAAATGAAATCAGGAGATGTTAAATTTCATTTCCCCAAAACGGTTCCGGGTACTTATTCTGTAGACGACTATGGAAGATTCATCGAAGGGATCAAATTTTACGATAATAAAGGCAAAGAACTTACTTTCACTAAAGTAAATGACAATACCTATTCACTGAAAAACGCTCAGGGTCTTTCCAAGATCTCTTATCTTGTGAATGACAGCTTTGATGATGAGCTTGATACATCAAAACATAAAGCAGTATTTTCTCCATCAGGAACTGATATTGAAGCCGGGAAAGTATACATGATCAATACCCACGGATTTATCGGCTATATTGATAATATGCAGGATGTTCCTTATCAGCTGATTGTTCAGAAACCAACAGATTTCTACGGAACAACAGCATTGGTAGACCAGGACAAATCTGATGCTACAGATACCTATACCCTTGCGAACTACGCTAAGGTAACAGATTCACCACTGATGTATACAAAACCGGATTATATTACCTTCAATGCGGGAGGAATGGATCTTGTACTGGGAGTATATTCTCCAACAGGAAAATACAAAGCTGCAGATTTCAAAGAGAATCTGGAAAAAATGGTGGTTGCTCAGAAGAAATTCCTGGGTGATATGAATACCAATAAAAAGTATGCAATCATGCTTTATCTTTCCGGAGGAGACGGACCTAGAGTAAAAGGTTTCGGAGCACTGGAACATCATGAATCTACAAGCGTAGTACTTCCGGAAGCAATGCCGAAAGATGCTATTGACAATACCATTACAGATGTGGTTTCCCACGAGTTTTTCCATACTGTAAATCCTCTGAAGACCCATTCTGAAGAGATTCACTATTTCGATTATGCAGACCCGAAGATGTCTCAGCACTTATGGATGTATGAAGGTGGAACTGAGTATTTTGCCAATCTTTTCCAAATTCAGGAAGGTCTTATCAATAAAGATCAGTTCCTTCAAAGAATTGGTGAGAAGATTGCCAACTCTAAAAGCTATGACGACACAATGCCATTCACGGTAATGAGCAAAAATGTATTGGTAGAGCCTTATAAAGATCAGTACAGAAATGTGTATGAAAAAGGAGCTCTTTTGGCAATGTGTCTAGATATTGAGCTTAGAAAACTTTCCAACGGAGAGATGGGATACCGTGATATGATCAGAAAACTGTCTCAGAGATTTGGGGAAAACAAGCCTTTCAAAGATGATAAGCTGATTGACGAGTTGGTAACAGTAACCGGATATCCTCAGGTGAAAGATTTCTATAACAAATATATTGCAGGAAACCAGCCAACGCCTTATGCACAATATCTGAGTATGGTAGGTATAGATCTTAAAAAGCAGGAAAGCCAGCCTCTTTTCTGGTTCATCAAAGACCCGAATCAGACAGGGTTTGATGAAAAGACCAATGCTTTTGCTTTCGATGATCATTCAGCTCTGTCTCCATTTGCAAAAAGTATAGGATTTAAAATCACAGACCAGGTACTTGCTTTGGATGGGAAAACAGTAGACATTAAAAAGGTACAGGATTTTATCGGGTATACCCGAACCATCAAAGACGGACAGGATGTTACGGTAACTATTTTAAGAGATAATGCCGGTAAAAAAGAAAAAATGACTCTGAAAGGAAAGGCTATTCTGGATAAAATGACAATGGAAACCCCTTCATTTAAGGCGAATCCAACTCCGGAAGAACTGAAACTACAGACACAGTGGCTTACTGGTAAAAAATAA
- a CDS encoding M1 family metallopeptidase — protein sequence MKKLSYTLLFASGLVFGQFFEKGKVFTKQDTLKGSNTEFRNFWDVKKYDLSVEPDFEQKSIKGNNIISFEIIKDVTNPVFQIDLQQPMKADKVEGNFPVANYKQDGDFIFVTANKKFKKGEKYTINVIYSGKPTIAKNAPWDGGWVFTKDEKGNPWMTAADEGIGASIWLPTKDIWSDEPDNGIIMKIITPNDLVGVGNGRLTDKKTTGSKTTYTWEVKNPINAYSIIPSIGKYVNFKDVFEGEKGKLDLDYWVLDYNLDKAKKQFQQVKPMLSAFEYWFGPYPFYEDSYKLVESPHLGMEHQSNVAYGNKYQNGYLGRDLSGTGVGLKWDFIIIHESGHEWFANNITAKDQADMWIHESFTNYSETLFTEKYMDKKSAEIYVQGIRKLIDNDVPIIGQYGVRNEGSGDMYPKGANMIHTIRQVINNDEKFRQILRGLNKDFYHQTVTTQQIENYISSKSGIDFSTVFDQYLRTIKIPTLEYTQNGDTLKFRYTDVVKNLKLPVIINGDQTINPTEEWQTVKLKKSTPIELNPNYYINYYNNK from the coding sequence ATGAAAAAGTTGTCATATACACTCTTGTTTGCATCAGGACTTGTTTTCGGGCAGTTCTTTGAAAAGGGTAAGGTTTTCACCAAACAGGATACTTTAAAGGGCTCCAATACTGAGTTCAGAAATTTTTGGGATGTCAAAAAATATGATCTTTCCGTAGAACCGGATTTTGAGCAGAAAAGCATTAAAGGAAATAATATAATCAGCTTTGAGATTATAAAAGATGTTACCAATCCTGTTTTCCAGATCGACCTTCAACAGCCGATGAAAGCTGATAAGGTGGAAGGAAATTTTCCTGTTGCCAATTATAAACAGGACGGAGATTTCATTTTTGTTACAGCGAATAAAAAATTCAAAAAAGGCGAAAAATATACTATCAATGTTATTTATTCCGGAAAACCTACGATTGCTAAAAACGCCCCATGGGACGGAGGCTGGGTCTTTACTAAGGATGAAAAAGGAAATCCATGGATGACTGCTGCTGACGAAGGAATAGGTGCTTCCATATGGCTTCCTACCAAAGATATCTGGAGCGACGAACCTGATAACGGAATCATTATGAAAATTATCACACCTAATGATCTGGTAGGTGTGGGTAACGGCAGACTAACTGATAAAAAAACAACCGGCAGTAAAACTACTTATACCTGGGAGGTTAAAAATCCTATCAACGCCTACTCCATTATCCCGAGTATTGGGAAATATGTGAACTTTAAAGATGTATTTGAGGGTGAAAAAGGAAAACTGGACCTGGATTATTGGGTACTTGACTATAATCTGGACAAGGCAAAAAAACAATTTCAACAGGTAAAACCTATGCTCTCAGCATTTGAATACTGGTTTGGTCCGTATCCGTTTTATGAAGATTCATACAAACTTGTAGAGTCTCCTCACCTTGGTATGGAACATCAGAGCAATGTAGCCTATGGAAACAAATATCAGAACGGCTATCTTGGAAGAGATCTTTCAGGGACAGGAGTTGGATTAAAATGGGATTTCATTATTATTCATGAAAGCGGCCATGAGTGGTTCGCCAATAATATTACAGCAAAAGACCAGGCTGATATGTGGATCCATGAAAGTTTCACCAACTATTCTGAGACTCTTTTCACGGAAAAATATATGGACAAAAAATCTGCTGAAATCTATGTTCAGGGGATCAGGAAATTGATAGACAATGACGTTCCTATTATTGGCCAATACGGAGTAAGAAATGAAGGCAGCGGAGATATGTATCCAAAGGGAGCTAACATGATTCATACCATAAGACAGGTCATCAATAATGATGAAAAATTCAGACAGATTTTAAGAGGCTTGAATAAAGATTTTTATCATCAGACGGTTACCACCCAGCAAATTGAGAATTATATTTCATCAAAATCAGGCATTGATTTCTCAACTGTTTTTGATCAGTATCTGAGAACGATAAAAATACCAACTCTTGAGTATACTCAAAATGGTGATACTTTAAAATTCCGTTATACAGATGTGGTGAAAAACCTGAAGTTACCTGTAATCATTAATGGTGATCAAACGATTAATCCTACGGAAGAATGGCAGACTGTGAAGCTTAAAAAGAGCACTCCGATTGAGCTAAACCCTAACTATTATATTAATTATTACAATAATAAATAA
- a CDS encoding reprolysin-like metallopeptidase: MKKKIIFVCALALSLSGLQAQRWEPVSEKVTPVRKEVKVEYSYKFDLSALRDQLKNTPEAGKGGSPVIVSLPTADGRIERFSVYSSPVVEKSMADRYELGAYSGIGLDNPYKQIRFSTAPNDFQSMTFDSDTGKYEFIEPINKEKDVYGVFFKSNKSHEDPFECRTSEPEKAKKDMNKLLKSKNVLNGLGNVNKSNEQKYRTYKIAISVNGEYTQLAGGVPGAAARINATMNRVNGVFEKDFGIHMIVQDLPQLIFTDPATDPYSNVITNPNGTYSAPGAWNLQLQQTLSNTAGVGNNAYDIGHFFGHRGGGGSAGDVGNVCRNPASNNDATSKGAGITSPSTPDQPFGDNYDIDFVAHEIGHQFGAAHTMSIALHGAHMEPGSGSTIMGYAGITNYNVQMHSDAYFHTKNIEEVGAYVNGQDCGTITAVANTPPSIQPMINKMIPKGTAFVLTASAADAQNDPMTYTWEQYDLATSAFGPVSATRNNGANFRSLMPTNSPTRYFPKLSNVLNGTLTSAADWETVSNIPRTMNFKVTVRDNNPNVAQQQTQSNLMKVDIGNEGPFKVTSTTVYNNTPGAVSWDVVNTNNAPYNVQNVKLDYTTDNGNTWTVINASTPNDGAEPFSFSSLATGASVKIRVSAIDNVFYAVGNATVSASASACTTSAPAGIMVTGITRTSASVNWTALVGATYSVMYRKVGTATWTTVPVSTNSYNISGLTEATQYEVQVANVCGSSVGSYSASTNFTTASFTKCSITGTNAADEYISNVTVTPSGMAPVSNSSANTPYTDYTTDPTKLITLMAGSSGNNVSITKAWTSSQYNDGVTVWIDFNKDGVFSSSEIIYTSAPSIATPVSGSFSVPADAYTGGNVIMRVVLGYESQPNSGCSNQQYGEVEDYPVLIQQQLSTSETVKDKSSIQIYPNPVNDVLNVTQITSKAQFIITNMAGQKVMNGQINDNKIQVSKLSTGAYIISIEDKGTTTNLKFIKK; this comes from the coding sequence ATGAAAAAGAAAATTATTTTCGTCTGTGCATTGGCTTTAAGCCTGAGCGGTTTACAGGCACAACGTTGGGAGCCGGTCTCGGAAAAAGTCACACCGGTAAGAAAAGAAGTAAAAGTAGAATATTCCTACAAATTTGATCTTTCTGCATTAAGAGATCAACTGAAAAACACTCCTGAAGCAGGAAAAGGAGGAAGCCCTGTAATCGTTTCCCTTCCTACAGCAGACGGAAGGATTGAACGATTTTCAGTTTACAGCTCGCCTGTAGTAGAAAAGTCTATGGCAGATAGATATGAATTGGGAGCATATTCTGGTATCGGACTGGATAACCCATATAAGCAAATCCGGTTCAGTACTGCACCAAACGATTTCCAATCTATGACATTCGACTCTGATACAGGCAAATATGAATTCATAGAGCCTATCAATAAAGAAAAGGATGTATATGGAGTTTTTTTCAAATCTAACAAATCTCATGAAGATCCTTTTGAATGTAGAACTTCTGAGCCTGAGAAGGCAAAGAAAGATATGAATAAGCTTCTGAAATCAAAAAATGTCTTAAACGGACTCGGTAATGTTAATAAAAGTAATGAACAAAAATATAGAACCTATAAAATTGCAATCTCTGTAAACGGTGAATACACTCAACTTGCAGGAGGTGTTCCTGGAGCCGCAGCCCGTATTAATGCTACAATGAACCGTGTAAATGGTGTTTTTGAAAAAGATTTTGGAATCCATATGATTGTACAGGATCTTCCACAGCTTATATTTACAGATCCCGCTACGGACCCTTATTCTAATGTGATAACAAATCCAAATGGAACATATAGTGCTCCCGGTGCATGGAATCTACAGCTTCAGCAAACTCTTTCCAATACTGCCGGTGTAGGTAACAATGCTTATGATATAGGACATTTCTTTGGCCACAGAGGTGGTGGTGGAAGTGCCGGAGATGTAGGAAATGTCTGCAGAAACCCTGCAAGCAATAATGATGCGACTTCTAAAGGTGCGGGAATCACTTCACCTTCTACTCCAGATCAGCCTTTCGGAGATAATTATGATATAGATTTTGTAGCTCATGAAATTGGTCACCAGTTCGGAGCAGCTCACACAATGTCTATTGCTTTGCACGGTGCCCACATGGAACCGGGATCCGGATCTACTATTATGGGATACGCCGGTATTACCAACTATAATGTTCAGATGCATTCTGATGCTTATTTTCATACCAAAAATATTGAAGAGGTAGGAGCATATGTCAATGGTCAGGACTGTGGAACTATTACAGCAGTAGCAAATACTCCTCCTTCGATACAGCCAATGATCAATAAAATGATCCCTAAAGGAACAGCTTTTGTGTTAACGGCTTCTGCAGCAGATGCACAAAATGATCCCATGACCTATACCTGGGAACAATATGATCTGGCTACTTCTGCTTTTGGGCCAGTAAGTGCAACGAGAAATAATGGGGCAAACTTCAGATCTCTAATGCCAACAAACTCTCCAACACGTTATTTCCCTAAATTATCAAATGTTCTTAATGGTACTCTTACCAGTGCTGCAGATTGGGAAACCGTATCCAATATACCAAGAACTATGAATTTCAAGGTAACGGTGAGAGATAATAATCCGAATGTTGCGCAACAGCAGACACAAAGCAATCTAATGAAAGTGGATATAGGGAATGAAGGACCTTTCAAAGTAACATCAACTACTGTTTACAATAATACTCCGGGAGCTGTTAGCTGGGATGTAGTAAACACTAATAATGCGCCGTATAATGTACAGAACGTTAAATTAGACTATACTACAGATAATGGAAATACATGGACGGTAATTAATGCTTCCACACCTAATGACGGAGCTGAGCCGTTTTCGTTCTCTTCTCTGGCTACGGGTGCCAGCGTAAAGATAAGAGTAAGCGCTATTGATAATGTATTCTATGCCGTTGGAAATGCCACAGTTTCTGCATCTGCAAGTGCCTGTACAACATCTGCTCCGGCAGGGATTATGGTAACAGGTATTACAAGAACTTCAGCATCTGTAAACTGGACAGCGTTAGTAGGAGCAACTTATTCTGTAATGTATAGAAAAGTAGGAACTGCAACATGGACTACTGTTCCTGTTTCCACAAACTCTTATAACATTTCAGGACTTACAGAAGCAACTCAATATGAAGTACAGGTAGCCAATGTGTGCGGATCTTCTGTCGGTTCTTATTCTGCATCAACTAATTTCACCACAGCTTCATTTACTAAATGCTCCATAACCGGAACAAATGCAGCTGACGAGTATATTTCCAATGTGACGGTAACTCCTTCGGGAATGGCCCCTGTTTCAAATAGCAGTGCCAATACGCCGTATACAGACTACACTACAGATCCTACAAAACTGATCACCCTTATGGCAGGATCTTCAGGTAACAATGTAAGCATTACCAAAGCATGGACAAGTTCTCAGTATAATGACGGGGTAACAGTGTGGATAGATTTCAACAAAGACGGAGTATTCTCTTCATCTGAAATAATCTATACCAGCGCACCTAGTATAGCAACTCCTGTTTCAGGTTCATTCTCAGTACCTGCAGATGCTTATACCGGAGGAAACGTGATCATGAGAGTGGTATTGGGATATGAAAGCCAGCCAAACAGCGGATGCAGCAACCAGCAATATGGTGAAGTGGAAGATTATCCGGTGCTTATCCAGCAGCAGCTTTCTACTAGTGAGACAGTAAAAGATAAGAGCTCAATTCAGATCTATCCTAACCCGGTAAATGATGTATTAAATGTAACCCAGATTACATCTAAAGCTCAGTTTATCATTACTAATATGGCAGGTCAAAAAGTAATGAACGGCCAGATTAATGATAATAAAATCCAGGTTTCAAAATTAAGCACTGGAGCTTATATCATTTCAATTGAAGATAAAGGAACCACAACAAACCTGAAATTCATCAAAAAATAA
- the tatC gene encoding twin-arginine translocase subunit TatC: MSDGKDMSFLGHIGELRGHLIRSIIAIIIAAFVVGFNINWIMDHIFFGPTRNDFPTFRVVNHFSRMILGEDSIHLPKDFPVRVQRLYQQFNVMMAVSVFGGMVAAFPYIVWELWRFIGPALHPRERKNSIYIINAVWILFMTGVLCGYFLILPFAVNFGVIFKISDIIVPLYDLSDYTTLFLQVVLGMGVIFLFPILIYFLTSIGILTPAFMKTYRRHAIVLIMVVAAIITPADVLSMLMAAFPLLILYEFSIMMCTFTYKRVQKSNGNLPAVQK, translated from the coding sequence GTGAGTGATGGTAAAGACATGTCCTTCCTTGGACATATAGGAGAATTAAGAGGGCATCTGATCCGTTCGATTATTGCTATCATAATTGCGGCTTTTGTGGTTGGTTTTAATATCAACTGGATTATGGACCATATCTTTTTTGGGCCCACCAGAAATGATTTCCCGACATTCAGAGTTGTTAATCATTTTTCAAGAATGATTCTTGGGGAAGACAGTATTCATCTTCCGAAAGACTTCCCTGTTCGTGTACAGAGGCTGTATCAGCAGTTCAATGTAATGATGGCTGTTTCTGTTTTTGGAGGAATGGTAGCCGCTTTTCCTTATATTGTATGGGAATTATGGCGTTTTATTGGTCCAGCTTTACATCCGAGAGAGAGAAAAAATTCTATTTATATCATTAATGCAGTATGGATTCTTTTCATGACCGGAGTATTATGCGGTTATTTTCTAATCCTTCCGTTTGCGGTTAATTTCGGAGTTATTTTTAAAATTTCAGACATTATTGTTCCGCTTTATGACCTAAGTGATTATACCACCTTATTTTTACAGGTAGTTTTGGGTATGGGTGTTATTTTCCTTTTCCCGATTCTGATCTATTTCCTTACCAGCATCGGAATTCTTACTCCAGCATTTATGAAGACATACCGTCGCCACGCTATTGTTTTGATTATGGTAGTTGCTGCGATCATTACACCTGCAGACGTTTTAAGTATGCTGATGGCGGCATTCCCACTCCTTATTTTGTATGAATTCAGTATTATGATGTGTACATTCACATATAAGAGGGTACAGAAAAGCAACGGAAATCTTCCTGCAGTACAGAAATAA
- a CDS encoding KpsF/GutQ family sugar-phosphate isomerase, protein MDRTNIISIAKTTLEIEISELEKLKNRIDDEFAQAVEIINSAKGKLIVVGIGKSAHVGNKIVATLNSTGTPSQFLHASEAIHGDLGVIQKQDVVLCISNSGNSPEIANLVPYLKDYSSALIGMTGNKKSKLAEFSEIILDTHVDVEACPNKLAPTSSTTIQMALGDALAVALMELNGFKANDFAKFHPGGSLGKNLTSKVEQFLSSQKPQVTEDSSIRDVIISISASSHGITVVTNADQIIGVITDGDLRRMLMKGEDISKVLAKDIMSAHPRTIEKDALAKEAMKTLKENNIGQLIVTENGKYFGIIDLHKLLDEGIN, encoded by the coding sequence ATGGATAGAACCAACATTATATCAATTGCAAAAACCACTTTAGAAATAGAGATTTCTGAACTCGAAAAATTAAAAAACAGAATTGATGACGAATTTGCCCAGGCAGTGGAGATCATCAACTCAGCAAAAGGAAAGCTTATTGTGGTAGGAATTGGAAAATCAGCCCATGTGGGAAATAAAATTGTAGCTACCTTAAACTCAACGGGTACCCCTTCACAATTCCTGCATGCTTCAGAAGCAATCCATGGAGATCTGGGAGTGATTCAGAAGCAGGATGTTGTTTTATGCATCTCAAATTCCGGAAATTCTCCGGAAATTGCCAATCTGGTTCCTTATTTAAAAGACTATTCCTCCGCTTTGATCGGGATGACAGGAAATAAAAAGAGTAAACTGGCTGAGTTTTCTGAAATTATTTTAGATACTCACGTTGACGTTGAAGCCTGTCCGAACAAACTGGCACCTACCAGCTCTACCACAATCCAGATGGCTTTGGGAGATGCTTTGGCTGTTGCTTTAATGGAGTTGAATGGTTTCAAGGCTAACGATTTTGCCAAATTCCATCCCGGAGGAAGCTTAGGAAAAAACCTGACTTCTAAAGTAGAACAGTTTCTTTCTTCTCAAAAACCACAGGTTACAGAAGATTCATCAATAAGAGATGTCATTATCTCAATCAGTGCATCAAGCCATGGAATTACAGTAGTAACGAATGCAGATCAGATCATTGGTGTTATTACAGACGGAGATCTAAGAAGGATGCTGATGAAAGGAGAAGATATCAGTAAAGTATTGGCTAAAGATATTATGTCTGCCCATCCAAGGACTATTGAGAAAGATGCACTAGCCAAAGAGGCTATGAAAACGCTGAAAGAAAATAATATCGGCCAGCTTATTGTAACGGAAAACGGTAAGTATTTCGGGATTATAGACCTGCATAAATTGTTAGATGAGGGGATTAACTAA